A genome region from Scleropages formosus chromosome 6, fSclFor1.1, whole genome shotgun sequence includes the following:
- the LOC108933047 gene encoding homeobox protein goosecoid-2 has product MGEADRAEKRKFSFTIEEILARLPVSEGQEGAPVSPPAVPRESSEEDMVPQGVPSADAEENACFCCCYCSRCGESLKAEYLPLTACQYTWSRRAREDSAAAADSRGGHAEELFFSQIQRRTRRHRTIFTEEQLDALEELFVQNQYPDVTAREQLALRTHLREERVEVWFKNRRAKWRRQKRLTFSASDLEHWKNIENKT; this is encoded by the exons ATGGGAGAGGCCGATCGGGCGGAGAAGAGAAAGTTCTCCTTCACCATCGAGGAAATCCTGGCCAGGCTTCCAGTCAGCGAGGGCCAAGAAGGCGCtcctgtgtcccctcctgccgTTCCCAGAGAGTCATCTGAGGAGGACATGGTGCCACAGGGTGTTCCGTCCGCAGATGCTGAAGAAAACGcgtgcttctgctgctgttactGCTCTCGCTGCGGGGAGTCGCTCAAGGCAGAGTACCTACCTCTGACAG CGTGCCAGTACACGTGGTCCAGGCGGGCGCGCGAGGACTCGGCCGCGGCGGCGGATTCGCGCGGCGGCCACGCGGAGGAGCTCTTCTTCAGCCAGATCCAGAGACGCACGCGGAGGCACCGCACCATATTCACCGAGGAGCAGCTGGATGCGCTCGAGGAGCTGTTCGTTCAGAACCAGTACCCGGATGTGACGGCGCGAGAGCAGCTGGCGCTGAGGACTCACCTGCGCGAGGAGAGGGTGGAG GTGTGGTTTAAGAATCGTCGAGCCAAATGGAGAAGACAGAAGAGACTGACTTTTAGTGCAAGTGACCTTGAGCACtggaaaaatatagaaaataaaacttaa